From the genome of Callithrix jacchus isolate 240 chromosome 7, calJac240_pri, whole genome shotgun sequence, one region includes:
- the CTNNBIP1 gene encoding beta-catenin-interacting protein 1, which produces MNREGAPGKSPEEMYIQQKVRVLLMLRKMGSNLTASEEEFLRTYAGVVNSQLSQLPPHSIDQGAEDVVMAFSRSETEDRRQ; this is translated from the exons ATGAACCGCGAGGGAGCTCCCGGGAAGAGTCCGGAGGAGATGTACATTCAGCAGAAGGTCCGAGTGCTGCTTATGCTGCGGAAGATGGGATCAAAC CTGACAGCCAGCGAGGAGGAGTTCCTGCGAACCTATGCGGGCGTGGTCAACAGCCAGCTCAGCCAGCTGCCTCCGCACTCCATCGACCAGG GTGCAGAGGACGTGGTGATGGCGTTTTCCAGGTCGGAGACAGAAGACCGGAGGCAGTAG